One Ahaetulla prasina isolate Xishuangbanna chromosome 1, ASM2864084v1, whole genome shotgun sequence DNA window includes the following coding sequences:
- the GINS1 gene encoding DNA replication complex GINS protein PSF1: protein MFCEKATELVRELYRASDGQLPAFNEDGIRQVLEEMKALYEQNQIDVNEAKSGHSELITTIKFRHCSLLRNRRCVVAYLYDRLLRLRALRWEYGSVLPNAVRFHMSADEMLWFNQYKKSLATYMRSLGGGDGLDLTQDIKPPKNLYIEVRCLKDYGEFEIDDGTTILLKKNSQHFLPRWKCEQLIRQGILEHILS from the exons ATGTTTTGTGAGAAAGCGACCGAGCTGGTGCGAGAGCTGTACCGCGCGAGCGATGGGCAGCTTCCTGCCTTCAAC GAAGATGGGATCAGACAAGTACTTGAAGAGATGAAAGCATTGTATGAACAGAACCAAATTGATGT AAATGAAGCCAAGTCAGGTCACAGTGAGTTGATTACAACAATCAAATTTCGTCATTGCTCTCTGCTGAGAAACCGAAGATGTGTTGTTGCATACTT GTATGACCGCTTACTTCGCCTCCGGGCACTTAGGTGGGAATATGGCAGCGTCTTGCCAAATGCCGTCCGATTTCACATGTCAGCGGATGAA ATGCTTTGGTTTAACCAATATAAAAAGTCATTGGCTACCTATATGAGATCATTAGGAGGAGGAGATGGCCTTGATCTTACACAAGACATTAAACCTCCCAAAAACTTGTACATTGAA GTTCGGTGTTTGAAAGATTATGGAGAATTTGAAATTGATGATGGCACAACAATTCTGCTGAAGAAGAATAGCCAG catTTCTTACCTCGCTGGAAatgtgaacaattaatcaggcaaGGAATTCTGGAGCACATCCTATCATAA